In Polynucleobacter arcticus, the following proteins share a genomic window:
- a CDS encoding aspartate carbamoyltransferase catalytic subunit has protein sequence MMSQLVNQFNSAGELTHLLTLEGLPKEQILHILDTAQQFVSVTDPAREVKKVPLLRGKSVFNLFFENSTRTRTTFEIAAKRLSADVINLDISTSSTAKGESLLDTIDNLVAMQADIFVVRHSTSRAPIEIAQHVPAHVHVVNAGDGSNQHPTQGLLDMYTMRHFKKDFSGLKVAIVGDIVHSRVAKSNICALRTLGCTDIRVIGPESLLPSDLDMLGVKVFHSMEEGLKGVDVVMTLRIQKERMEVGQVPEGDAFFRQYGLTPTRLALAKPDAIVMHPGPMNRGVEIDSVVADGPQSVILNQVTFGIAVRMAVMSIVAGN, from the coding sequence ATGATGAGTCAGCTAGTCAATCAATTTAATTCTGCTGGAGAGTTAACGCATTTATTGACTTTGGAAGGTTTGCCCAAAGAGCAAATCCTCCATATTTTAGATACTGCCCAGCAGTTTGTGAGCGTAACGGATCCCGCGAGAGAAGTGAAAAAAGTTCCACTACTGCGTGGCAAGAGTGTATTCAACCTCTTTTTTGAAAATTCTACTCGTACTCGCACTACTTTTGAGATCGCAGCAAAGCGTTTATCCGCTGATGTGATCAATTTAGATATTTCTACTTCTTCAACCGCTAAGGGCGAGAGCCTGTTAGACACGATTGATAACTTAGTGGCAATGCAGGCTGATATTTTTGTAGTTCGCCATAGCACTTCTAGGGCCCCCATTGAGATTGCGCAACATGTACCGGCGCATGTTCATGTCGTCAATGCCGGCGATGGTAGCAATCAGCATCCTACTCAAGGCTTGCTTGATATGTACACTATGCGCCACTTTAAAAAAGACTTTAGCGGTCTCAAGGTCGCTATCGTTGGCGATATTGTGCATAGCCGAGTGGCTAAATCCAATATCTGCGCCTTAAGAACTCTGGGTTGTACTGATATTCGTGTGATTGGTCCTGAAAGCCTTTTGCCAAGTGATTTGGATATGCTGGGTGTGAAGGTTTTTCACAGTATGGAAGAGGGTCTTAAGGGAGTTGATGTCGTCATGACCTTGCGGATTCAGAAAGAGCGTATGGAGGTCGGACAAGTTCCTGAAGGGGATGCATTCTTTAGGCAGTATGGCTTGACGCCCACACGCTTAGCACTGGCCAAGCCCGACGCGATCGTGATGCATCCAGGACCCATGAATCGCGGTGTAGAAATTGACTCGGTAGTAGCAGATGGCCCCCAGTCAGTCATCCTGAATCAAGTTACTTTTGGTATTGCGGTGCGTATGGCTGTGATGTCGATTGTTGCTGGTAACTAG
- a CDS encoding DUF6492 family protein: MKDLVLYCKSYRRDFLRLKRLLASIDRYNIDQIPFYISTPRSDKALLEETLGVIGYFWVADEEIVSANPMAKLSQYQDMPGRLSQQIVKAEFWRLGFSENYLCLDSDSKFIRDFQQSDFVIDGNVPYTVLHQNKELFQMADNRGHIKVERDLRLEAERVKALFERSGPIFYGAPSPFNWSAKVWRSLDREYLQPRGMTIWDFITPEFPESLVYCETLLKYHAIPVIAIEPLFRVYHYDWQYYLMKRLGETEEKIARHFLGVIYQSAWDVNNQIDLTNKSLPSRLLRSIKRFGRYLQSFI; this comes from the coding sequence TTGAAAGATCTCGTTCTCTACTGCAAGTCTTATCGCCGAGATTTCCTCCGCTTAAAGAGATTACTTGCCTCGATTGATCGGTATAACATTGATCAAATACCATTTTATATTTCTACCCCAAGATCAGATAAAGCATTACTGGAGGAAACATTGGGTGTGATCGGGTATTTCTGGGTAGCTGATGAAGAAATTGTTTCGGCTAATCCAATGGCTAAGCTTAGTCAATATCAAGATATGCCCGGGAGGCTTTCTCAGCAAATCGTTAAAGCCGAGTTTTGGCGCCTGGGTTTTTCTGAGAACTATCTTTGCTTGGATTCAGACAGCAAATTTATCCGTGATTTTCAACAATCAGATTTTGTCATTGATGGCAATGTACCCTATACCGTTTTGCATCAGAATAAAGAGTTGTTTCAAATGGCTGATAACCGCGGACACATAAAGGTTGAGCGGGATTTACGGCTGGAAGCTGAGCGAGTAAAGGCTTTGTTTGAGCGGTCTGGCCCCATTTTTTATGGTGCACCATCGCCTTTTAATTGGTCGGCAAAGGTTTGGAGATCTTTGGATCGGGAGTATTTGCAGCCACGAGGTATGACTATCTGGGACTTTATTACCCCGGAATTTCCAGAGTCATTGGTTTACTGCGAGACTTTATTGAAATACCATGCAATTCCTGTGATAGCAATAGAGCCTTTATTTAGGGTCTATCACTATGATTGGCAATACTATTTAATGAAACGTCTCGGCGAGACTGAAGAAAAAATTGCAAGACATTTTTTGGGTGTGATTTATCAATCAGCCTGGGATGTGAATAATCAGATTGATTTGACCAATAAGTCCCTACCATCACGTCTTTTGCGAAGTATTAAGCGATTTGGACGTTATCTGCAGAGTTTTATCTAA
- a CDS encoding glycosyltransferase, producing MQKRNWLILSHGFNMDGRASSLTITDKIPYLLESGIKPHVFSAITGIKDNRFPHQQFLAWGPAAFRFDFRHWIANQYGRGLFYKISTGLVSLLLAPFIALEKFFLGYSSQWSWAMPAYAHGLKLIRDGKVDLIYSTGGAWSAHLAGLWLKKKTGLPWIVEIHDPLVIRKNPDDSGFDKPKNRDAQFRQYLEKQICKYADLAWWFTDGALHYAKVRNPNLNTPNNAHGFMVLPGAEPPGGLSASKIHSYSEHLNLCHFGSLANDRSLSSILRALVALFNKFPEARECIRVHAYGAPLDPLTVEAVKNLQMEDILLAHGRLEKDAVTGKSGRERVIEKMQSADVLILLHGNDEWCAEYIPSKLYDYLWTGRPIWGITHRNPQLDQMLLDRSAYLSPQSDVKAIELAVERIWLDWRNQQLIEPKWLPVGVDQAAYRILSEVQKNTERSA from the coding sequence ATGCAAAAAAGGAACTGGTTAATTCTGTCGCATGGTTTCAATATGGATGGTCGGGCATCTAGTCTCACCATTACTGACAAGATTCCTTACTTATTGGAGTCTGGCATAAAGCCTCATGTCTTCAGTGCGATTACCGGAATTAAGGATAACCGCTTTCCGCATCAGCAATTTCTAGCATGGGGTCCGGCAGCTTTTCGTTTCGACTTCCGGCATTGGATTGCAAATCAATATGGTCGCGGACTTTTTTATAAGATTTCTACTGGCTTAGTCTCGTTATTGCTTGCCCCATTCATCGCGCTGGAGAAATTCTTTCTTGGCTACTCTAGTCAATGGTCTTGGGCGATGCCGGCATATGCCCATGGCTTAAAGTTAATCAGAGACGGTAAGGTCGATTTAATTTATTCGACTGGAGGCGCTTGGTCTGCCCACTTAGCAGGTTTATGGCTGAAGAAAAAAACTGGACTGCCTTGGATTGTGGAAATTCATGACCCTTTAGTAATACGTAAAAATCCTGATGATTCTGGATTTGATAAGCCCAAAAACCGCGATGCACAATTTCGTCAATATTTAGAAAAGCAAATTTGCAAATATGCAGATTTAGCTTGGTGGTTTACCGATGGTGCTTTGCATTACGCAAAAGTGCGCAATCCCAATCTCAATACCCCAAATAATGCCCATGGTTTTATGGTCCTTCCTGGTGCTGAGCCGCCAGGCGGCCTGAGTGCATCTAAGATACATTCCTATTCTGAGCATCTCAATTTATGCCACTTTGGGTCTCTGGCTAATGACCGATCACTCTCCAGCATCCTGAGAGCCCTTGTTGCGCTATTCAACAAATTCCCCGAAGCAAGAGAGTGCATTCGGGTGCATGCCTATGGTGCGCCCTTAGATCCTTTGACTGTGGAGGCAGTTAAAAATCTTCAGATGGAAGATATATTACTAGCCCATGGTCGATTGGAGAAAGACGCTGTAACTGGTAAATCGGGAAGAGAGCGGGTTATTGAAAAGATGCAATCTGCAGATGTGCTAATTCTTTTGCATGGCAACGATGAGTGGTGCGCTGAGTACATTCCGTCTAAGCTCTATGACTACCTTTGGACTGGAAGGCCGATTTGGGGTATTACGCATCGCAATCCCCAACTAGACCAGATGTTACTAGATCGGTCGGCCTACTTGAGCCCCCAGAGTGATGTAAAGGCTATTGAGCTTGCTGTAGAAAGAATTTGGTTGGACTGGAGAAATCAGCAATTGATTGAGCCTAAGTGGTTGCCAGTTGGCGTTGATCAGGCTGCGTATAGAATACTTTCAGAAGTTCAAAAAAATACTGAAAGAAGCGCTTGA
- the pyrR gene encoding bifunctional pyr operon transcriptional regulator/uracil phosphoribosyltransferase PyrR, whose product MNAEQSYLKLLEALRKRKDAGDLFELAGLAMGGAWIAERLAADLNLHHYGVINVAFHRDDYAEKGMTALRTSSTMPTHLPFEVNGAHIVLIDDVLLTGRTVRAALNELFDFGRPAQVELMVLADRENRELPVAADFIGEQVKISDKQILVLEKDGAGKFSFQLEERE is encoded by the coding sequence ATGAATGCAGAGCAGTCCTACCTAAAATTATTGGAGGCATTGCGCAAACGCAAAGATGCTGGCGATCTATTTGAGTTAGCCGGTCTTGCAATGGGCGGCGCCTGGATTGCAGAGCGTTTAGCGGCAGACTTAAATTTGCATCACTATGGGGTGATCAATGTAGCCTTTCATCGAGATGACTACGCTGAAAAGGGAATGACCGCACTTCGCACCTCTAGTACGATGCCTACGCACCTTCCCTTTGAGGTCAATGGCGCCCACATTGTTTTGATTGATGATGTGTTGCTGACAGGTCGTACGGTTCGTGCTGCGCTCAATGAGCTGTTTGATTTTGGTAGACCGGCGCAAGTCGAGCTGATGGTTTTGGCTGATCGTGAAAATCGGGAGTTACCCGTTGCCGCTGATTTTATTGGTGAGCAAGTCAAGATTTCGGATAAGCAAATTTTAGTTTTGGAAAAAGATGGTGCTGGCAAGTTCAGCTTCCAATTAGAGGAGCGTGAATGA